The Myxocyprinus asiaticus isolate MX2 ecotype Aquarium Trade chromosome 26, UBuf_Myxa_2, whole genome shotgun sequence genome has a window encoding:
- the LOC127416843 gene encoding rhombotin-2-like: protein MASTIERKTLEANEEPVDEVLQMPPSLLMCGGCQQSIGDRFFLKAIEQYWHEDCLSCDLCGCRLGEVGRRLYYKLGRKLCRRDYLRLFGQDGLCASCEKRIRAFEMTMRVRDKVYHLECFKCAACQKHFCVGDRYLLINSDIVCEQDIFEWTKLNGSMV from the exons ATGGCATCTACAATTGAGAGGAAGACGTTGGAAGCGAACGA GGAACCAGTTGACGAGGTGCTTCAGATGCCCCCATCATTGCTGATGTGTGGCGGCTGTCAGCAGAGCATTGGGGACCGTTTCTTCCTCAAGGCCATAGAGCAGTACTGGCATGAGGACTGCCTGAGCTGTGACCTCTGCGGCTGCCGCTTAGGGGAGGTGGGCCGCAGGCTGTACTACAAACTTGGCAGGAAGCTGTGCAGGAGAGACTACCTCAG ACTGTTTGGTCAGGATGGGCTCTGCGCTTCTTGTGAAAAGAGGATCCGGGCCTTTGAAATGACCATGCGTGTCCGAGACAAAGTGTACCACCTGGAATGCTTCAAATGTGCTGCCTGTCAGAAACACTTCTGTGTAGGGGATCGCTACCTGCTCATCAATTCGGACATTGTGTGTGAGCAGGACATTTTCGAGTGGACCAAACTTAATGGAAGCATGGTGTAG